Proteins co-encoded in one Arachis hypogaea cultivar Tifrunner chromosome 13, arahy.Tifrunner.gnm2.J5K5, whole genome shotgun sequence genomic window:
- the LOC112733294 gene encoding 2,3-bisphosphoglycerate-dependent phosphoglycerate mutase 1 isoform X1 — translation MAATFLNHPWGLQGSCCIPSSRMFASSSLRFPSSSLSWHRHKVRGSSSFSDDPAAFISDAIISSHRHESPSESESESTLILIRHGESLWNEKNLFTGCCDVPLTRKGVEEAIEAGKRISYIPIDIIFTSVLIRAKMTAMLSMTQHHQKKVPIIIHNESEQATAWTRIYSEKTTKQSIPVITAWQLNERMYGELQGLNKQETAERYGKEKVHEWRRSFDIPPPKGESLEMCSERAVAYFKDFIEPHLKSGRHVMVAAHGNSLRSIIMYLEKLTSQEVMNLELSTGVPLLYIYKEGKFISRGSPVGTTEVGVYAYTQGLADYRQQFDEMSH, via the exons ATGGCCGCTACTTTTCTAAACCACCCTTGGGGGCTTCAAGGTTCCTGCTGCATTCCCTCTTCTAGAATGTTCGCGTCTTCCTCTCTCCGATTCCCCTCCTCCTCTCTTTCATGGCACCGCCACAAGGTTCGTGGATCATCATCCTTTTCTGACGACCCCGCCGCATTCATCTCTGATGCTATTATCAGTTCTCACCGTCACGAATCACCTA gtgagagtgagagtgagagtacTTTGATATTGATTCGTCATGGTGAATCCTTGTGGAACGAAAAGAACTTGTTCACTGGGTGCTGTGATGTGCCTTTAACAAGGAAGGGTGTGGAGGAAGCTATTGAAGCTGGTAAGAGGATCAGCTATATACCCATAGATATTATTTTCACTTCTGTCTTGATTCGAGCCAAGATGACCGCCATGCTTTCAATGACTCAGCACCACCAGAAGAAG GTTCCAATAATCATCCATAATGAGAGTGAACAGGCAACTGCTTGGACTCGAATTTACAGTGAAAAAACTACAAAGCAGTCTATTCCAGTTATAACAGCTTGGCAGTTGAATGAAAGAAT GTATGGGGAGTTACAGGGCCTTAACAAGCAGGAAACTGCCGAAAGATATGGGAAGGAGAAAGTGCACGAGTGGCGTCGCAGTTTTGATATTCCTCCTCCAAAGGGTGAGAGCTTGGAAATGTGTTCAGAGAGAGCTGTTGCCTATTTTAAAGATTTT ATTGAACCCCACCTAAAATCTGGAAGGCATGTGATGGTTGCTGCTCATGGAAACTCATTGAGGTCTATTATAATGTACCTTGAAAAATTAACCTCTCAAGAG GTCATGAATTTAGAACTGTCAACAGGGGTACCATTGCTTTACATATACAAAGAGGGGAAGTTTATCAGTAGAGGCAGTCCTGTGGGGACTACAGAAGTTGGTGTTTATGCATATACTCAG GGGTTAGCTGATTACAGACAGCAGTTTGATGAAATGTCACATTGA
- the LOC112733294 gene encoding 2,3-bisphosphoglycerate-dependent phosphoglycerate mutase 1 isoform X2 translates to MAATFLNHPWGLQGSCCIPSSRMFASSSLRFPSSSLSWHRHKVRGSSSFSDDPAAFISDAIISSHRHESPSESESESTLILIRHGESLWNEKNLFTGCCDVPLTRKGVEEAIEAGKRISYIPIDIIFTSVLIRAKMTAMLSMTQHHQKKVPIIIHNESEQATAWTRIYSEKTTKQSIPVITAWQLNERMYGELQGLNKQETAERYGKEKVHEWRRSFDIPPPKGESLEMCSERAVAYFKDFVMNLELSTGVPLLYIYKEGKFISRGSPVGTTEVGVYAYTQGLADYRQQFDEMSH, encoded by the exons ATGGCCGCTACTTTTCTAAACCACCCTTGGGGGCTTCAAGGTTCCTGCTGCATTCCCTCTTCTAGAATGTTCGCGTCTTCCTCTCTCCGATTCCCCTCCTCCTCTCTTTCATGGCACCGCCACAAGGTTCGTGGATCATCATCCTTTTCTGACGACCCCGCCGCATTCATCTCTGATGCTATTATCAGTTCTCACCGTCACGAATCACCTA gtgagagtgagagtgagagtacTTTGATATTGATTCGTCATGGTGAATCCTTGTGGAACGAAAAGAACTTGTTCACTGGGTGCTGTGATGTGCCTTTAACAAGGAAGGGTGTGGAGGAAGCTATTGAAGCTGGTAAGAGGATCAGCTATATACCCATAGATATTATTTTCACTTCTGTCTTGATTCGAGCCAAGATGACCGCCATGCTTTCAATGACTCAGCACCACCAGAAGAAG GTTCCAATAATCATCCATAATGAGAGTGAACAGGCAACTGCTTGGACTCGAATTTACAGTGAAAAAACTACAAAGCAGTCTATTCCAGTTATAACAGCTTGGCAGTTGAATGAAAGAAT GTATGGGGAGTTACAGGGCCTTAACAAGCAGGAAACTGCCGAAAGATATGGGAAGGAGAAAGTGCACGAGTGGCGTCGCAGTTTTGATATTCCTCCTCCAAAGGGTGAGAGCTTGGAAATGTGTTCAGAGAGAGCTGTTGCCTATTTTAAAGATTTT GTCATGAATTTAGAACTGTCAACAGGGGTACCATTGCTTTACATATACAAAGAGGGGAAGTTTATCAGTAGAGGCAGTCCTGTGGGGACTACAGAAGTTGGTGTTTATGCATATACTCAG GGGTTAGCTGATTACAGACAGCAGTTTGATGAAATGTCACATTGA